The following nucleotide sequence is from uncultured Draconibacterium sp..
ACCAAAATGCGAATAACCTGGTTGGGTGTTTTATAGTTGTGGTCGTTGTGTTGATATCCCCAGCTGTCGTTCATGGTCATACACAATTCCCAATACGGTGCATTGGGGCGGGTAACCGGTAATCCCTGCTCTGGTGTCGCATAATCGCCATAACCTTGAATCCGGCTGTTCAGAATCACATTTTTGTTCCATTTACGTAACGACTCGCTCAACTCTTTTGCTTTCCATTTTTCTGCCGATTGCTCCCAGTCACCGTCAAAACAATACAAATCGGGTTTAAATTGTTTCGACAACTCTTCCAATTGACAAAAGTTAAAGTCGACAAAATTTGCCCAACGAACCGAGTCATTCTCATAGCGTTTTATTTTTCTCGTCTTATTTGGATAATCGGGATGTGACCAGTCGAGTAAAGAATAATATAATCCAACTTTCAGATCCTTTTTGCGAAGTGCTTTTACAAAAGGCGCCACCAAGTCTTTACCGGCAGGCGTTTTGTCCACCACATTTAAATCGTTGCATTTGGTATTCCAAAGCGCTACTCCGTCGTGATGTTTTGTGGTAAGCACAGCGTATTTTGCGCCACTTTGAGCAATCAGTTCAGCCCACTGTTCAGGATCATAGTTATCGGCCGTAAATCCTGAAAGCTGCTTCATATAATCGTCGTACGAAATGTAGTCGTTAAAAAACGACCAGCTCTCGTCAATGCCATTTACCGAATAAATGCCCCAGTGAATAAAAATGCCCAGTTTTGCATCGCCAAACCACTGCATTCGTTTCTGAGTTTCTTTACTAATTCCCTGAGCGTTTGCACCAAGTGACACGATGATTGCTACTACTAAAAATAAGATCTTTCGCATTAGATTTAAATCAATAGTTAGTTCGGCTGCAAACTTTGTTAATTATTTAAGAAGCAAATATGATTATTCGCAGGAATAGTGCATTATTAATTCGGACTCTACGTCCCAAACACACTCCAGCCCTTTAGGAAAAGTAACAAAATCTCCGGCACGCACTGTTACCGGTTCAAACTCTGTTGCTATCACCGCCTCTCCTTCAACAATATAACACAACTCTGTTTCCTCGTAATACCAGTCCAGTTTTTCTTCATCCAGTTTACGAACTGGCCATTCAAAAACTCCCTCTTCCTGTAGCTCTTCTTCGGAATAGTTATCAACGGAAATTTTCATCTACATTAAATTTAGTTCCACACAAATTACGAACAAAAATGATAAAAATCTGTGATATTTTTCGATAAAAAATCATTCTCATTTGGTTTCATTAAAATATAAGATCGATTGTGATATAATAAATAACGATATTGCTTCCTAATAATCCAAAGCGGTCTGTTTCATAATAAGTTTTAAGAAGGAATGCACCTATAGTTAATGATCATTTAAATTATAATCAACATTTTTATTAGCTAATTCTGTTAAATTCACAGAATAATCTAAAACAACAAAATGAAACAACTTATCTATTTATCATTAAGCCTGTTTCTGCTTTTTAGTTGCACGCAAAATTCCAACCAGCAAGCGAATTCAGAAACAGATGATTTTTCTTTTGTATTTATGACTGACATCCATATTACGCCAGAACGAAATGCAACAGAAGGTTTTAGCCAGGCCATTGATACCATAAACAGTTTGAATCCGGATTTTGTATTAACTGGAGGCGACAATATTATGGATGCACTTGGGCAGACATATGAGGCCAGCGATAGCCTTTACAAGCTGTACGAAAATACGGTAGCACAAGTGAAAGCTCCGGTTTATAGCACTATGGGGAATCATGAAGTTTTCGGTTTATACGAAAAAAGCGGAGTATCTCCGTTGCATGAAGAATACGGCAAACAGCTTTACGAAAACCGACTGGCCAAACGATATTACTCATTCGATTATAAAAACTGGCATTTTGTGGTTCTCGACGGGATTGGATTTACAAACGACAGACACTATTACGGACATGTTGACGAAGAACAATTGGAATGGCTAGCTGAGGATCTGAAAACTGCCGGAGACAAACCAATAGCTGTTAGTATTCATATTCCGTTGTTAAGCATAGGATCGCAAATTATGCAAAGCCCTACAGAAGGGATGTCGAAAGGCTCAATTGTAACCAATGCGAACCAGGTTCGGGAGATTCTCGAACAACACAATACAAAACTGGTTTTACAGGGACACTTGCATTTTCTCGAAGATATTGAATACAATGGGATCCATTATATAACCGGAGGAGCTATCTCTTCGCAGTGGTGGCAAGGCCAACGATTTGGCATGGAGGAAGGATTTTTAAAGATTGATGTTAGTGGAGAAAACTTTAGCTGGCAATACGTTGATTATGGCTGGGATGTAAAAGAAGCAATTTAATACAGCACATAAAATAATACGAAAACCGGGATTTTCCCGGTTTTTCTGTTTTAGCTATAAATCGTTAATACCAAACGCCGCACACCTCCGTAATCGCGAAATTCGCCAAAATAAATTCCTTGCCAGGTGCCTAGATTTAAACGATGGCGGGTAATCGGTATCGTTACCTCAGCACCAATCACCGACGATTTCAAATGTGCCGGCATATCATCTGCTCCCTCGTAGGTATGCACATAAACCGGATCGTTCTCGGGGATCATTTTATTGATAAAATTCTCAAAGTCAGTGCGCACAGTCGGGTCGGCGTTTTCATTCAATGTTATACCCGCCGACGTATGTTTTACCAAAATATGCAACAATCCCTTCTCGGGCAAGTCCGGCAACTGTTCTTCAATTAAACGGGTAATTAAATGGTATCCGCGCCTAAATGCGGGAAGTGTTATTTCTGTTTGTTGAATCATTAACTGTAATTTTCTATTTTGTGTTGAATGTAACAATAATTTCAATTCCTTGATTTCAACCTGACGAATTGCACAAGGGATGATTAGTTACTCCAACGTTTTTGTGGTTAACAAGGATGTACTTGTTGAAGTATTGAGCTGAAAGAAATTCTTTCCACTATTATTATACAAATTGAACAATCCCTTTTGACACTATTTGAGTTTATTAATCCGTTTTTACTAATTGAGCTTTTGTTGTACAAAGCATTGTTGTACAACAAGCCTCTTTTATTTGAAATATAATTCGTTAATCCCACTGTACTTCAGATAATTTCATACATTTAGAGCACCAATACAAAAACACCTTAATTTCAACTAAATGGGTAATATTAATAAACCTAAGTTATCATACGAAGAACTTTTAGCACAAAACATCCAATTAAAAAATCAGGTTCAGGAGATAAAAGAAAAATCTAAAAAGGTTGAAGATAAATACCTAAATATAATTGAGTCTTCACCTTTAGGTGTGCATTTTTATTCTTTGGAAGAAGATGGTAAATTAATATTTGAGGGATATAACAAATCGGCTGAAACGATTTTAGGTGTAGAGTTGAAAGGTTTAATTGGCAAAACAATAGAAGAGGCTTTCCCTTCTTTGGCGCAAACTGAAATACCCTCAGGGTATAAAAAAACAGCCAGAACGGGTAAAGATTTTTTCACAAATCATATTGATTATGATTTTGGTAAGATTAAAGGTGCTTATGAGGTTATGGCTTATCAAGTTTTTCAGCATAAAATTGCCGTAAATTTCTCTAACATTACAAAAAGGTTAAAAAATGAGCTAGAATTAACAGAAAGTCAACAAAAATTTAAATCGCTTTTTGACAATATTGAAGAAGGTGTAGCACTTCATAAAATGATATTTGATGGAGATAACAAAATTATCGATTTTGTTTGGGTTGATGTAAATCCTAAATACGAAAAATTAACCCAGTTAAAGAAGAAAGACTTAATAGGGAAAAAAGGTAAAGATGTAATTTCTAATATTGAAGAAAAATGGTATAACCTGTATGCGGAAGTTGTGCTGACAGGAATTCCAAAAACAGTAATTGAATACTCAGAATATTTAGATAAATATTGGGAAGTAAAAGCATTTAGACCACAAGAAGGTCACTTTGCTGTAGCAATGAGTGAAATTACGGAGAAGGCAATGGCACGATCTTTATTATCTAATAGCGAATCGAAATATCGGGCCTTATACGAAAATGCACCACTTCCTTATCAATCTTTAGATATTAACGGTAACATAATAGATGTAAACCCAGCATGGCTTTCCACGCTTGGATATAAAAGTGAAGAGGTATTAGGTAAAAACTATGCTGACTTTCTTCATCCTGATTGGAAAAATCATTTTGAATCCAATTTCCCAGCTTTTAAAAAAAGGGGTTATGTGAGTGACGTACAATTTAAAATTAAGCATAAAAAGGGACATTATTTAGATATTTCTTTTGAAGGTTATATTGGCGAGCATCCTGATGGAAGATTTAAACAAACCTACTGTGTTTTTAAAGACATAACCGAAAATAAATTAATTGAAGAAGCTTTAAAGAAGAACCAATATTATTTATCCAAGGCACAGGAAATGGGTAAAATTGGCACATGGGAGCGAAACATTGTAAATAATAAACGAATTTGGAATAAACAAAATTACAAGAACTTTGGTGTAAAATTTGGAACTCCAATTACCGATGAATTATTTTTAAACTGTATTCACCCAGATGATAGACAATATGTGACTAATGAATGGACTGCTGCAACAAAAGGGAAACCGTATGATATTGAGCATAGAGTTGTTACAGACGGTAAAATAAAATGGTTAAGGGGAAAGGCTAACATAAATTTCGATGAAAATGGGAAAGCAGTTTCCGCTGTTGGATTTTCACAAGACATTTCAAAATTTAAAGAGTCAGAGCTAAAGTTAAAAGAAAATGAAAGAAAATTCAGAATATTAGCAGACAGCACTAATGACTGGGAATATTGGATGGATGAAAACAATAAATATGTTTTTATTTCTCCATCGTGTAAACGAATAACAGGATATTCCGAAGAAGAATTTTATAAAAACCCAGACCTTTTCATTGAGCTGATAAAAGAAGATTATAAGGATGAAGTTTTTAACCATTACCATGATCTCAATAAGAAACAACCACGCTATATATCAGAATTTCCAATAATAAATAAAAACAACAAAGAAATTTGGATTGAGCATTCGTGTATTCCAATTTTTGATGAAGAAGGTAAATTTTTAGGAATAAGGGGAAATAATAGAGATATTACAGAACGTAAAATTGCTGAAAGAGAGCTATTAAAATCTAAAGAAATAGCTGAGCGTAGTGAATTAGAGTTCAGAGCACTTTACGATAATTCCCCAGATATGTATGCATCGGTTTTTCCAGAAACAGATGAAATATTTATGTGCAATGATACATTGCTCGAGAAAATCGGTTATGGCAGAAAGGAAATTATTGGCACTCCTGTTTTAAAAGTTTTTCATCAGGACTCAATCGAAGAAGCGAAAAAAGCCTTTGAAGTTTTTAGAGAAAAAGGAATTATCAACAATAAAGAATTGATAATAGCTAAAAAGAATGGTGAAAAAATTTATGTGAGTTTGAATGTAACGCCAATTAGAGATAAACAAGGCAAAACTCTTTATTACATGTATTCCTGGAGGGATATATCAGATCGAATAAAACTGAGACAAAAACAATTGAGAGATAGACAGTTGCTGAATGAAACAGGACGTTTGGCTAAAATTGGCGGATGGGAGATGGATGTTGAAACAATGACTTACTACTATACGCAAGAAACTAAAAGTATTTATGGTTTGCCAATAGATGCTGACCCGCCAAAGGGAGTAGAAGGATTAAAATACTATACTAAAGAAGCTCAGGAAAAATTAGGAAAATTACTGCAGACCGCTATTGAAAAAGGGAATAAATACGATGTTGAACTTCCCTTTAAAAATGCTCAAGGGAAACATTTGTGGGTAAGAACGATCGGAAATCCAGAGAAAAAGAATGGAAAAGTTACACGTTTATATGGGACATTTCAAGATATTACGGCACAAAAACTGCACGAAACGGAGCTAATAAAAGCCAAAGAACAAGCGAATAGCAGTTTGCAACAAATTAAAGTAATTCAAGCAAACACGCCAAATGTCATATGGAAATGGGATTTTGATAAAGATGGGAATTTTACCAATATTTATATTTCAAAGGCAGCAGATGAATTCCTTGCATTACCTGAAGGTAGTATTCACAATTCAATGGATAAGTTTTCCACTTACATTTTACCCGAATATTTAGTTTTAGTTAACGATGCTATAAAAAATGCTGTCAAAAATCCCAATGAGCTGATTTCTCTTGAATATGAAGTAAAAAAAGCAAATGGTAAACTGGCTTGGTTCTCATCATCGGGCAAGGTTATACCTGAAAACAAAAAATTAACGATTTATGGCTCGACAATAGATATCACGGAAAAAAAACAAAATGAACTAAAATTAAAACAAAGTGACAGAGTATTTAATTTGTCTCTTGACATGTTTTGTATTGCAGGATTCGATGGATATTTTAAATATCTGAATCCTGCATGGGAAAGAACTCTGGGTTGGTCTATCGAAGAATTACTATCAAAACCCTGGCTTGATTTTGTGCATCCAGATGATGCAGATAATACTGAAAATATCAAATCGGTTATTGTTGATGGCAAAGAAGTCTACAAATTTGAAAACAGATACATCTGTAAAGACGGTACTATTAAATGGCTCTCATGGAAGTCTCAACCATTTCCAAAGGAGAACATCATGATTGGAGCAGTAAGGGATATTACAGAAGCAAAAAGAACTGAAAATGAATTAATACAAGCCAAAGAAAAAGTAGAAGAAAATGAAAAAAAATTCAGACAGGCTTTTGACCATGCAGGTATTGGAATGGCTTTGGTTTCATTGAAAGGCAATTTGCTAAAAATTAATCAATCTGCTTGTCAAATTTGGGGATACACTGAAGTTGAATTATTAAATATGTCATTTCAGGAAATAACACATCCTGACGATTTGAAAAAAGATTTAGAACTTCGACATAAATGTATTGACGGAAAAATAAATCATTACAATATTTCAAAAAGATACATTAAAAAATCCGGTGAAACAATGTGGGCAAAACTTCATGTTTCACTAGTTCGAAATAATTTACAACAGCCTCAATTTTTTATTTCACAAATAGAAGACATTACAAAACAGGTTATTTACGAACAAGAATTGATTAAAGCCAAAGAAAAGGCAGAAGAAAGTGATCGATTAAAATCTGCATTTTTAGCCAATATGAGTCACGAAATCCGCACACCGATGAATGGGATATTGGGTTTTACTGAATTGCTTCAAGAAGCTGAATTATCAGTTAAAAACCAAAAGAACTATATTGATATAATTGAAAAAAGTGGCAATCGCCTTTTAAACACCGTTAATGATATAATAGAGATTTCGAAAATTGAAAGTGGCGAAATAAAAGTTACAAAATCCAAGGTCGATATAATCAGTCTTTTAGATATACTTGTTGCATTTTTTAAACATGAAGCAAAAAACAAGAACATTGATATTGTTCTGCAAAACAATATTGATGGAAATGATTTAACGATTACATCAGACAAGAACAAGTTAAGTTCCATATTATCAAATTTGATAAAAAATGCCATTAAATATACAAATGAAGGAACGATTAATGTTGGTTTAAAAATAGAAAACAACCAGGTACTTTTTTCCTGTCAGGATACGGGTATTGGTATTCCAAAAAATAGGCAAAAAGCGATATTTAATCGATTTGAGCAAGCAGATATTGAAGATAAACATGCACATCAAGGTTCAGGATTAGGTCTTGCTATTGTTAAATCGTATGTTGAAATGTTGGATGGAAGAATCTGGGTTGAGTCAGAAACAGGAAAAGGTTCAGCATTTTATGTTTTGTTACCTCATGAACACGAAGAGAAGAAAGAACAGATTGTTCCACTAGAAGTAAAATCATCCGATTTTGGCATGAAAAATATTAACGTCCTAATTGTTGAAGACGATGTTATTAGTTTAATGCATCTTTCAGAAATACTGAAAGCTAAGGTTAAAAATATTATTTCGGCAAGGAATGGTTTAGAAGCTATAGATGCTTGCAAAAATAATTCAGGAATTGATTTAATACTGATGGATTTTAAGATGCCTGTAATGGATGGAATTGAAGCCACAAAAGAGATTAGAAGATTCAATAAGGATATTGTAATCATTGCTCAGACAGCTTATGCTCTCGAAGGAGACCGAGAAAAAGCACGTGATGCCGGATGTAACGATTATATTTCAAAACCAATTAATAAGGACATACTTTTTGAAGTGATTAATAAATATTTTAATATACATGCTGAAAGTATTACCTGAAAAAAGGTTTTGTTCGAATCGGACTATACATAGTTTTGGGAATTTAGAATGCACAGTTTTTATGAGAATTTGGCAACATCCTAAATCGAGATTGAACCACACTTTTAGCCCATGACATAATAAGAACTATACATATATTTTTACCACAATTATAACTTTTTTAAATACCTCCGAATATCATCAGCAACCTCGCAGATATTCACATAAACAAGGTCGTTATCTGGAATCATTTTATTGATAAAATTCTCAAAATCTGTACGTACGATCGGATTGGCATTTTTGTTCAGTGTAATTCCTTCCTATGAATGTACTACCAGAATATGCAACCATCCTTTTTCTGGTAAATCCGGTAATTAATCTTCAATTAGACGCGTACTTAAATGGTATTCGCGACCAAAGCCGGAAGTGTTATCTCTATCTGTTCATTCAGAAGCTGAGTCCACTTTTCAATGGCTCAAAAGTAAAAAGTATTTATAACCCGCAGAAACAATAATTCCTGTTTGAGCTTAATTATTTAACGCTCGCCCTTAAAAATCGGCAGTTTACCTTTTACTTCCCGTCACCGTCGTGTTTTTCTGTTAATTTAGAAAAA
It contains:
- a CDS encoding PAS domain S-box protein, which produces MGNINKPKLSYEELLAQNIQLKNQVQEIKEKSKKVEDKYLNIIESSPLGVHFYSLEEDGKLIFEGYNKSAETILGVELKGLIGKTIEEAFPSLAQTEIPSGYKKTARTGKDFFTNHIDYDFGKIKGAYEVMAYQVFQHKIAVNFSNITKRLKNELELTESQQKFKSLFDNIEEGVALHKMIFDGDNKIIDFVWVDVNPKYEKLTQLKKKDLIGKKGKDVISNIEEKWYNLYAEVVLTGIPKTVIEYSEYLDKYWEVKAFRPQEGHFAVAMSEITEKAMARSLLSNSESKYRALYENAPLPYQSLDINGNIIDVNPAWLSTLGYKSEEVLGKNYADFLHPDWKNHFESNFPAFKKRGYVSDVQFKIKHKKGHYLDISFEGYIGEHPDGRFKQTYCVFKDITENKLIEEALKKNQYYLSKAQEMGKIGTWERNIVNNKRIWNKQNYKNFGVKFGTPITDELFLNCIHPDDRQYVTNEWTAATKGKPYDIEHRVVTDGKIKWLRGKANINFDENGKAVSAVGFSQDISKFKESELKLKENERKFRILADSTNDWEYWMDENNKYVFISPSCKRITGYSEEEFYKNPDLFIELIKEDYKDEVFNHYHDLNKKQPRYISEFPIINKNNKEIWIEHSCIPIFDEEGKFLGIRGNNRDITERKIAERELLKSKEIAERSELEFRALYDNSPDMYASVFPETDEIFMCNDTLLEKIGYGRKEIIGTPVLKVFHQDSIEEAKKAFEVFREKGIINNKELIIAKKNGEKIYVSLNVTPIRDKQGKTLYYMYSWRDISDRIKLRQKQLRDRQLLNETGRLAKIGGWEMDVETMTYYYTQETKSIYGLPIDADPPKGVEGLKYYTKEAQEKLGKLLQTAIEKGNKYDVELPFKNAQGKHLWVRTIGNPEKKNGKVTRLYGTFQDITAQKLHETELIKAKEQANSSLQQIKVIQANTPNVIWKWDFDKDGNFTNIYISKAADEFLALPEGSIHNSMDKFSTYILPEYLVLVNDAIKNAVKNPNELISLEYEVKKANGKLAWFSSSGKVIPENKKLTIYGSTIDITEKKQNELKLKQSDRVFNLSLDMFCIAGFDGYFKYLNPAWERTLGWSIEELLSKPWLDFVHPDDADNTENIKSVIVDGKEVYKFENRYICKDGTIKWLSWKSQPFPKENIMIGAVRDITEAKRTENELIQAKEKVEENEKKFRQAFDHAGIGMALVSLKGNLLKINQSACQIWGYTEVELLNMSFQEITHPDDLKKDLELRHKCIDGKINHYNISKRYIKKSGETMWAKLHVSLVRNNLQQPQFFISQIEDITKQVIYEQELIKAKEKAEESDRLKSAFLANMSHEIRTPMNGILGFTELLQEAELSVKNQKNYIDIIEKSGNRLLNTVNDIIEISKIESGEIKVTKSKVDIISLLDILVAFFKHEAKNKNIDIVLQNNIDGNDLTITSDKNKLSSILSNLIKNAIKYTNEGTINVGLKIENNQVLFSCQDTGIGIPKNRQKAIFNRFEQADIEDKHAHQGSGLGLAIVKSYVEMLDGRIWVESETGKGSAFYVLLPHEHEEKKEQIVPLEVKSSDFGMKNINVLIVEDDVISLMHLSEILKAKVKNIISARNGLEAIDACKNNSGIDLILMDFKMPVMDGIEATKEIRRFNKDIVIIAQTAYALEGDREKARDAGCNDYISKPINKDILFEVINKYFNIHAESIT
- a CDS encoding metallophosphoesterase; its protein translation is MKQLIYLSLSLFLLFSCTQNSNQQANSETDDFSFVFMTDIHITPERNATEGFSQAIDTINSLNPDFVLTGGDNIMDALGQTYEASDSLYKLYENTVAQVKAPVYSTMGNHEVFGLYEKSGVSPLHEEYGKQLYENRLAKRYYSFDYKNWHFVVLDGIGFTNDRHYYGHVDEEQLEWLAEDLKTAGDKPIAVSIHIPLLSIGSQIMQSPTEGMSKGSIVTNANQVREILEQHNTKLVLQGHLHFLEDIEYNGIHYITGGAISSQWWQGQRFGMEEGFLKIDVSGENFSWQYVDYGWDVKEAI
- a CDS encoding secondary thiamine-phosphate synthase enzyme YjbQ; the encoded protein is MIQQTEITLPAFRRGYHLITRLIEEQLPDLPEKGLLHILVKHTSAGITLNENADPTVRTDFENFINKMIPENDPVYVHTYEGADDMPAHLKSSVIGAEVTIPITRHRLNLGTWQGIYFGEFRDYGGVRRLVLTIYS
- a CDS encoding alpha-L-fucosidase, giving the protein MRKILFLVVAIIVSLGANAQGISKETQKRMQWFGDAKLGIFIHWGIYSVNGIDESWSFFNDYISYDDYMKQLSGFTADNYDPEQWAELIAQSGAKYAVLTTKHHDGVALWNTKCNDLNVVDKTPAGKDLVAPFVKALRKKDLKVGLYYSLLDWSHPDYPNKTRKIKRYENDSVRWANFVDFNFCQLEELSKQFKPDLYCFDGDWEQSAEKWKAKELSESLRKWNKNVILNSRIQGYGDYATPEQGLPVTRPNAPYWELCMTMNDSWGYQHNDHNYKTPNQVIRILVDCINKGGNLLLDIGPKADGTIPEEQVTILKELGCWTNKHAEAIYGTQAGIPYEHYYGPTALNKTGDILYLFVPHKPNGSLVLKGIRNKINRMWVVGNGTKLNWDVKMKQYWSAVPGIVYIDVPEKVLDEQVTVIAVLLDGKVDLYREQGQVIESN
- a CDS encoding cupin domain-containing protein, which produces MKISVDNYSEEELQEEGVFEWPVRKLDEEKLDWYYEETELCYIVEGEAVIATEFEPVTVRAGDFVTFPKGLECVWDVESELIMHYSCE